In one window of Opitutus sp. GAS368 DNA:
- a CDS encoding ABC transporter ATP-binding protein: protein MTTENPSLIKLDGVTKVFLTDEVETHALSGIHMDIRKGEYVSIAGPSGCGKSTLLSILGLLDTPTDGTYVLNGRPVQGLTLPERARIRNREIGFIFQSFNLIGDLTVYENVELPLTYRGMPAGERKTRVTEALEKVGMGHRAKHLPSQLSGGQQQRVAVARALAGSPAVLLADEPTGNLDSKNGDAVMELLHSLHRAGSTIVMVTHDTRFARHAERTIHVFDGRVVEEQVEAGSAH, encoded by the coding sequence ATGACCACCGAAAATCCCTCCCTGATCAAACTCGACGGCGTGACCAAGGTCTTCCTCACCGATGAAGTTGAGACGCACGCCCTCTCCGGCATCCACATGGACATCCGCAAGGGCGAGTATGTCTCCATCGCCGGCCCGTCCGGCTGCGGCAAGTCCACCCTGCTCTCGATCCTCGGCCTGCTCGACACGCCGACCGACGGCACCTACGTCCTCAACGGCCGCCCCGTCCAGGGCCTGACGCTCCCCGAGCGCGCCCGCATCCGCAACCGCGAGATCGGCTTCATTTTCCAGTCCTTCAATCTCATCGGCGACCTCACGGTCTATGAGAACGTCGAGCTGCCCCTCACCTACCGCGGCATGCCCGCCGGCGAGCGCAAGACCCGCGTGACCGAGGCCCTCGAGAAGGTCGGCATGGGCCACCGCGCCAAGCACCTGCCCTCCCAGCTCTCCGGCGGTCAACAGCAGCGCGTCGCGGTCGCCCGCGCCCTCGCCGGCTCCCCGGCCGTGCTGCTCGCCGACGAGCCCACGGGCAACCTCGATTCGAAGAACGGCGACGCCGTGATGGAGCTGCTCCACTCGCTGCACCGCGCCGGTTCCACCATCGTCATGGTCACGCACGACACGCGCTTCGCGCGCCACGCCGAGCGCACCATCCACGTGTTCGACGGCCGCGTCGTCGAGGAGCAGGTCGAGGCCGGCTCCGCCCACTGA
- a CDS encoding ABC transporter permease, with the protein MLTDLKYALRSLLKTPGFAVIAIATLALCIGANSAIFSVVHAILLKPYPWPESERLVYVYNTYPLMGLPNAGVAIPDYLDRRAGVSGFADSAMFTNMSYNLSADGEPERIIGQRVTPSLFTTLQAAAARGRVFTETDAQPGADHVIVLSHNLWKNRFGANPSLIGQTIRLNTEPYTVIGVMPESFYFPAPRVQAWVPFTFLPKEKTDSERGYEYSSMIARLKPGATAESVQRDLDLIQARNAERLTDSREFYKTSGFGGRTIGFLEQNVGNIRGMLWLVQAGVAAALLIGCANVASLLLARAVARERELAIRAALGAGRARLMRLLLTESLVLFLAGGGLGLLVAWWGVDAFGRLGLSTLPRAFGVQLDFSVFAFTLLCALLTGIAFGALPAWSASRGDAAAALKEAGTRGSAGKRTTFLRAALVVGEIALAVMLLSTAGLLVRSFAKLLQETPGFSPGGVITARLDLPEAKYDQPDKRTAFANATLERLRALPGVQTAGLTTVLPFTGNNSSGSYSSPDIVVPAGAPGPHAQQRIVDPGYFKALGLTLLRGRLFSAADAGTAQQVVIVDQLLADKYWPGQDPIGKRINRGGDDAHPGVWVIVGVVASIKFQSLEEDVKKETLYFPFAQRPAANLVLVVKTAGDPTLLTAAVREAVRSADPEQPVFDIKTMQQRMDEVAQSRKAPMVLLSLFSGVALLLAVLGVYGVLAFSVAQRTSEFGVRIALGASPGDIAALVLRQGARLVLVGIAAGLAGYLALSSIVGGLLYGVAATDPATLAIAPVVLALAATAACLLPVRKAIRVNPLEALRAE; encoded by the coding sequence ATGCTCACCGATCTGAAATACGCCCTTCGCTCGCTGCTCAAGACTCCCGGCTTCGCCGTCATCGCCATCGCCACGCTGGCGCTGTGCATCGGGGCCAACAGCGCCATCTTCTCGGTGGTGCACGCCATCCTGCTCAAGCCCTACCCGTGGCCGGAGTCGGAGAGGCTGGTCTATGTCTACAACACCTACCCGCTGATGGGCCTGCCGAACGCCGGCGTCGCGATCCCGGACTACCTTGACCGGAGAGCCGGGGTCAGCGGCTTCGCCGACAGCGCCATGTTCACAAACATGAGCTACAACCTTTCCGCCGACGGCGAGCCTGAGCGCATCATCGGCCAGCGCGTCACGCCGTCGCTCTTCACCACGCTGCAAGCGGCGGCGGCCCGCGGCCGCGTATTCACCGAAACCGACGCCCAGCCGGGCGCCGATCACGTCATCGTGCTCAGCCACAACCTCTGGAAGAACCGCTTCGGCGCCAACCCCAGCCTCATCGGCCAGACCATCCGGCTCAACACCGAGCCCTACACCGTCATCGGCGTCATGCCCGAGAGTTTCTACTTCCCCGCGCCGCGCGTACAGGCCTGGGTGCCGTTCACCTTCCTGCCGAAGGAAAAGACCGACAGCGAACGCGGTTATGAATACTCCTCCATGATCGCCCGGCTCAAGCCCGGCGCCACCGCCGAATCCGTCCAGCGCGACCTCGACCTCATCCAGGCGCGCAACGCCGAGCGGCTCACCGACTCCCGCGAATTCTACAAGACCAGCGGCTTCGGCGGCCGGACCATCGGTTTCCTCGAGCAGAACGTCGGCAACATCCGCGGCATGCTCTGGCTCGTGCAGGCCGGGGTGGCCGCCGCGCTGCTCATCGGCTGCGCCAACGTCGCCAGCCTGCTGCTGGCCCGCGCCGTGGCCCGCGAGCGCGAGCTCGCCATCCGCGCCGCGCTGGGCGCCGGCCGCGCCCGGTTGATGCGCCTGCTGCTGACCGAAAGCCTCGTGCTCTTCCTCGCCGGCGGCGGCCTCGGCCTGCTGGTCGCCTGGTGGGGCGTGGACGCCTTCGGCCGCCTCGGCCTGTCCACGCTGCCGCGGGCCTTCGGCGTGCAGCTCGATTTCAGCGTGTTTGCCTTCACCCTGCTGTGCGCCCTGCTCACCGGGATCGCATTCGGCGCGCTGCCCGCGTGGTCGGCCTCGCGGGGCGATGCCGCCGCCGCGCTCAAGGAAGCCGGCACCCGCGGCTCCGCCGGCAAGCGCACCACCTTCCTGCGCGCCGCCCTGGTGGTGGGCGAGATCGCCCTGGCGGTCATGCTGCTCTCCACCGCGGGCCTGCTCGTCCGCAGCTTTGCGAAGCTCCTGCAGGAAACCCCGGGCTTCAGTCCCGGTGGCGTCATCACGGCGCGCCTCGACCTGCCCGAGGCCAAATACGACCAGCCGGACAAGCGCACGGCCTTCGCCAACGCCACGCTCGAGCGACTGCGCGCCCTGCCCGGGGTGCAGACCGCCGGCCTGACGACCGTCCTGCCCTTTACCGGCAATAACAGCTCGGGCTCCTACTCGAGCCCCGACATCGTCGTGCCGGCCGGCGCCCCGGGCCCGCATGCCCAGCAGCGTATCGTCGACCCGGGCTATTTCAAGGCGCTGGGACTCACGTTGCTCCGCGGCCGCCTGTTCTCCGCAGCCGATGCCGGGACGGCCCAGCAGGTGGTCATTGTCGACCAGCTGCTCGCCGACAAATACTGGCCCGGCCAGGATCCGATCGGCAAGCGCATCAACCGCGGCGGCGACGACGCCCACCCCGGCGTCTGGGTCATTGTCGGTGTCGTGGCATCGATCAAGTTCCAGAGTCTCGAGGAGGACGTGAAGAAAGAGACGCTCTATTTTCCCTTTGCCCAGCGGCCTGCCGCCAACCTGGTGCTGGTGGTCAAGACCGCCGGCGACCCGACGCTGCTGACCGCCGCCGTGCGCGAGGCCGTCCGCTCGGCCGACCCCGAGCAACCCGTCTTTGACATCAAGACCATGCAGCAGCGCATGGACGAGGTCGCGCAGTCGCGCAAGGCCCCGATGGTGCTCCTTTCCCTGTTCAGCGGCGTGGCGCTGCTGCTTGCCGTGCTGGGCGTCTATGGCGTGCTGGCCTTCTCGGTGGCGCAGCGCACCTCGGAGTTCGGCGTCCGCATCGCGCTCGGCGCCAGCCCCGGCGACATCGCGGCGCTCGTGCTGCGCCAGGGTGCGCGGTTGGTGCTGGTCGGTATCGCCGCCGGCCTCGCCGGCTACCTCGCGTTGAGTTCCATCGTCGGCGGGCTCCTTTACGGCGTCGCCGCCACTGATCCGGCCACACTGGCGATCGCCCCGGTTGTGCTCGCGCTCGCCGCCACCGCCGCCTGCCTGCTGCCCGTCCGCAAGGCCATCCGGGTGAACCCGCTCGAGGCCCTGCGCGCCGAGTAA
- a CDS encoding efflux RND transporter periplasmic adaptor subunit, translating into MDIARPNAAKEKRRKRLIYGSVAALVLIGITVALSRLKPAAPTVERNLVWIDTVKRGPMVRQVRGLGTLVPEEIRWISARTQGRVDKIVLRPGAIVETGSLILELRNPDVVSAAANANSQLAAAEAQLANQRMQLESQLLAAEAEAARAKSNFETTKLRSDVQEQLFRDGLVSELDLKLAQATAADGAISNAIEQKRYVFAKDSIKPQLAVQEAEVERLRSLAQLRQEELDALQVRSPMAGVLSALPVEVGAQVQPGSNIARVADPSKLKAEIHIAETQARDIAIGQLAQVDTRNGIVEGKVARIDPAVQNGTVLVDVTIVNELPRGARPDLSVDGTIELERLNEVVYVGRPAFGQEKSTVGIFKLVEGSNDAVRTQVQLGRSSVNTIEIVGGLQPGDRVILSDMSPWDSNDRVRLN; encoded by the coding sequence ATGGACATCGCCCGCCCCAACGCCGCCAAGGAAAAACGCAGGAAACGCCTCATCTACGGATCCGTCGCCGCTCTGGTCCTCATCGGCATCACCGTCGCCCTCTCGCGGCTGAAGCCCGCCGCCCCCACCGTGGAGCGCAACCTGGTGTGGATCGACACCGTCAAACGCGGCCCGATGGTCCGCCAGGTCCGTGGCCTCGGCACGCTGGTGCCCGAGGAGATTCGCTGGATCTCCGCCCGCACCCAGGGCCGCGTGGACAAGATCGTCCTCCGCCCCGGCGCCATCGTCGAGACCGGCAGCCTGATCCTCGAGTTGCGCAACCCCGATGTCGTCTCCGCCGCCGCCAACGCCAACTCCCAACTGGCCGCCGCCGAGGCCCAACTGGCCAACCAGCGCATGCAGCTCGAAAGCCAGCTGCTGGCCGCCGAGGCCGAGGCCGCTCGCGCCAAGTCCAACTTCGAAACCACCAAGCTGCGGTCCGACGTCCAGGAGCAGCTCTTCCGCGACGGCTTGGTCTCCGAGCTCGACCTCAAGCTCGCCCAGGCCACCGCGGCCGACGGCGCCATAAGCAATGCCATCGAGCAAAAGCGCTACGTTTTCGCCAAGGATTCCATCAAACCGCAGCTCGCCGTGCAGGAAGCCGAGGTCGAACGCCTTCGCTCCCTCGCTCAGCTCCGCCAGGAGGAGCTGGACGCTCTCCAGGTCCGCTCCCCCATGGCCGGCGTGCTCTCCGCCCTGCCCGTCGAAGTCGGCGCCCAGGTCCAGCCGGGCTCCAACATCGCCCGCGTGGCCGATCCCTCCAAGCTCAAGGCCGAGATACACATCGCGGAGACCCAGGCCCGCGACATCGCGATCGGCCAGCTCGCCCAGGTCGACACCCGCAACGGCATCGTCGAGGGCAAGGTCGCCCGCATCGATCCCGCCGTGCAGAACGGCACCGTCCTGGTCGACGTCACCATCGTCAACGAACTCCCCCGCGGTGCCCGCCCCGACCTTTCGGTCGACGGCACCATCGAGCTCGAGCGCCTGAACGAGGTCGTCTACGTCGGCCGCCCGGCCTTCGGCCAGGAGAAGAGCACCGTGGGCATCTTCAAGCTCGTCGAAGGCAGCAACGACGCCGTCCGCACCCAGGTCCAGCTCGGCCGCAGCTCGGTCAATACCATTGAAATCGTCGGCGGGCTCCAGCCCGGTGACCGCGTGATCCTCTCCGACATGTCGCCGTGGGACTCCAACGACCGCGTCCGGCTCAATTGA
- a CDS encoding ABC transporter permease, producing MIIDTFFQDLRIGLRVLIKEKGFCALAVFVLAVGIGAVTTQYAVVNGVLLRGFKFRAAERLVDVQLADPEKFTPNNFNSRMTTADFADLKEQQKSFEDWVGYLNGSTVNLTYNGQPKRLTGGYITYDFFRALGVSPVLGRDFLPEEDRAGVDKAVILSDALWHRDFGGDPGVIGKAVRVNGRTGTIVGVMPPKFQFPSNEELWIPVNAEFPVKPRNDRGVNFISVIARLKPGVSPEQAASEISSIAKGFATAYPDTNKQFTLGYVRPLIAAFTGGQLNILLFTMLAFCVGVLLIACVNVMNMQFARATLRAKELAIRSSLGATRVRLIRQMLTESLLVATIGAVVGVGIAFWTTDYLDLYVHAANPIPAWMTFNIDTKVLLVVVGATMLSAVVSGFVPAWLSSRASAIDALKEGGRGNTSRSVGIITRGLVIFQITLTCVLLIVAMLQVQSIVRQQTIDYGYDLSAVLGNRMGLMEGDYPTSEKRQLFYEKLLRELRAAPQFEAVALTNRFRMVFSGNGPIEIEGKEYKQDSDRTTSEFENVTPGYNDVLGQKLIEGRYLTEEDSEQKMPVAVVNATFAKKHFNGQALGRRFRTINQNGTQPGPWRQVVGVVTDVRMAGPFNNKSDGTGFYVPFFDTAFGPAAATPQAQQFGTALIRPRGGQRPEALAAAVQNIVNKVDPNLPLYFVGTPKSAIDTFLSQNRLVAVMFAVFGAIAVLLASVGLYGVMSFSVNQRSQEFGVRMALGADAARILRMVLRQGVWQIGIGLSLGLLLTLPAALLAGDAIINALTLFQITPSDPLTYVSVSLLIIVVSLFATLVPARRATRVDPMVALRAE from the coding sequence ATGATCATCGACACCTTCTTCCAGGACCTGCGCATCGGCCTGCGCGTGCTCATCAAGGAAAAGGGATTCTGCGCCCTCGCCGTCTTCGTGCTCGCCGTCGGCATCGGCGCCGTCACGACCCAGTACGCCGTGGTCAACGGCGTGCTCCTCCGCGGCTTCAAGTTCCGCGCCGCCGAGCGCCTGGTCGACGTGCAGCTGGCCGACCCGGAAAAGTTCACGCCGAACAATTTCAACTCCCGCATGACGACGGCGGATTTCGCCGACCTCAAGGAGCAGCAGAAATCCTTCGAGGATTGGGTCGGCTACCTCAACGGCTCCACCGTCAACCTGACCTACAACGGCCAGCCCAAGCGCCTGACCGGCGGCTACATCACCTACGATTTTTTCCGCGCCCTCGGCGTCTCGCCCGTGCTCGGCCGCGACTTCCTCCCCGAGGAGGACCGGGCGGGCGTCGACAAGGCCGTCATCCTGAGCGACGCACTCTGGCACCGGGATTTCGGCGGTGACCCGGGGGTCATCGGCAAGGCCGTGCGGGTCAACGGCCGGACCGGCACCATCGTCGGGGTCATGCCGCCCAAGTTCCAGTTTCCCTCCAACGAGGAGCTGTGGATCCCCGTCAACGCCGAGTTTCCGGTCAAGCCGCGCAACGACCGCGGCGTCAATTTCATCTCCGTCATCGCGCGACTCAAGCCGGGCGTGAGCCCGGAGCAGGCCGCTAGCGAGATCTCCAGCATCGCGAAGGGCTTCGCGACCGCCTACCCTGACACCAACAAGCAGTTCACGCTGGGCTATGTCCGCCCGCTCATCGCGGCGTTCACCGGCGGCCAGCTCAATATCCTGCTCTTCACCATGCTGGCGTTCTGCGTCGGCGTGCTGCTCATCGCCTGCGTGAACGTGATGAACATGCAGTTCGCCCGCGCCACGCTGCGGGCCAAGGAGCTCGCCATCCGCTCCTCCCTCGGGGCCACCCGTGTCCGCCTCATCCGCCAGATGCTGACCGAGAGCCTGCTGGTCGCCACCATCGGCGCGGTGGTGGGCGTGGGCATCGCCTTCTGGACCACCGACTATCTCGACCTCTATGTGCATGCGGCCAACCCGATCCCGGCCTGGATGACTTTCAACATCGACACCAAGGTGCTGCTGGTCGTCGTCGGCGCCACCATGCTCTCGGCCGTGGTGTCCGGTTTCGTGCCGGCCTGGCTCTCATCGCGCGCCAGCGCGATCGACGCCCTCAAGGAAGGCGGTCGCGGCAACACCAGCCGTTCCGTCGGTATCATCACCCGCGGCCTGGTGATCTTCCAGATCACGCTAACCTGTGTCCTGCTCATTGTCGCCATGTTGCAGGTGCAGTCCATCGTCAGGCAGCAGACCATCGACTACGGCTACGACCTCTCCGCCGTCCTCGGCAACCGCATGGGCCTGATGGAAGGCGATTACCCGACTTCCGAAAAACGCCAGCTCTTCTACGAGAAGCTGCTGCGCGAGCTCCGCGCCGCGCCGCAGTTCGAGGCCGTCGCGCTGACCAACCGCTTCCGCATGGTCTTCTCCGGCAACGGGCCCATCGAGATCGAGGGCAAGGAATACAAGCAGGACAGCGACCGCACCACGTCCGAATTCGAAAACGTCACGCCTGGCTACAACGACGTGCTCGGCCAGAAGCTGATCGAGGGCCGCTACCTCACCGAGGAGGACTCCGAGCAGAAAATGCCCGTCGCCGTCGTCAACGCCACTTTCGCCAAGAAGCATTTCAACGGGCAGGCCCTCGGCCGCCGTTTCCGCACGATCAACCAAAACGGTACGCAACCGGGCCCCTGGCGCCAGGTCGTCGGCGTCGTCACCGACGTGCGCATGGCCGGGCCGTTCAACAACAAGTCCGACGGCACCGGCTTCTACGTGCCCTTTTTCGATACCGCCTTCGGGCCCGCGGCCGCCACGCCGCAGGCCCAGCAGTTCGGCACGGCGCTGATCCGCCCGCGCGGTGGCCAGCGGCCCGAGGCCCTCGCCGCCGCGGTCCAGAACATCGTAAACAAGGTCGACCCGAACCTGCCGCTTTATTTCGTCGGCACGCCCAAGTCCGCCATCGACACCTTCCTGTCCCAGAACCGGCTCGTGGCCGTGATGTTCGCGGTCTTCGGCGCCATCGCCGTGCTGCTCGCCTCCGTGGGCCTCTACGGCGTGATGAGCTTCTCCGTCAACCAGCGCAGCCAGGAGTTCGGCGTGCGCATGGCGCTGGGGGCCGACGCCGCCCGCATCCTCCGCATGGTCCTGCGGCAGGGCGTATGGCAGATTGGAATCGGCCTGAGTCTGGGACTCCTTCTGACGCTTCCGGCCGCTCTTTTAGCAGGAGATGCGATTATCAATGCCCTCACCTTGTTCCAGATCACGCCCAGCGACCCCCTTACTTATGTGTCCGTATCGCTGCTGATCATCGTGGTTTCTCTTTTCGCCACCCTCGTCCCGGCGCGCCGCGCCACCCGCGTCGACCCGATGGTGGCGCTCCGCGCCGAATAA
- a CDS encoding DUF4097 family beta strand repeat-containing protein: MKSRPLLLCTALFALATLARATVTETFKQTYPLAADGTLQLDNVNGDIDIVAWDKAEVSLEAEKKGKTDEDLAKVTLEIDSSPAKLSIKTKYAKKDGWLSGSVNASVRYKLMVPAGAHLQKIDSVNSDITVTGVRGSVNLDTVNGSITATGLAADARLGSVNGSLRAEFASLDGVQKVKLDSVNGRTSVALPKGAGARIDADSVNGSVNIDQAVKLGKVRRHSLSGQIGSGGPDISLETVNGSISIKEN; the protein is encoded by the coding sequence ATGAAATCCCGCCCCCTCCTCCTCTGCACCGCCCTGTTCGCACTCGCCACCCTGGCGCGTGCGACCGTCACCGAGACCTTCAAGCAGACCTACCCGCTGGCCGCCGACGGCACTCTTCAGCTCGACAACGTCAACGGCGACATCGATATCGTCGCCTGGGACAAGGCCGAGGTTTCGTTGGAAGCGGAGAAGAAGGGCAAGACCGACGAGGACCTGGCGAAGGTCACCCTCGAGATCGATTCCTCGCCCGCCAAGCTCAGCATCAAGACCAAGTATGCCAAAAAGGACGGCTGGCTCTCGGGCAGCGTCAACGCCTCCGTCCGCTACAAGCTGATGGTGCCGGCCGGGGCTCATCTGCAAAAAATCGACTCCGTCAATTCCGACATCACCGTCACCGGCGTGCGCGGCTCCGTCAACCTGGACACGGTCAACGGTAGCATCACCGCCACCGGGCTCGCCGCCGACGCGCGCCTGGGCTCCGTCAACGGCAGTCTCCGCGCCGAGTTCGCCTCGCTCGACGGGGTCCAGAAGGTGAAGCTCGATTCCGTGAATGGCCGCACGAGCGTCGCTTTGCCCAAGGGCGCCGGCGCCCGGATCGACGCCGATTCGGTCAACGGCAGCGTCAACATCGACCAGGCGGTGAAGCTCGGCAAGGTCCGCCGCCATTCGCTCAGCGGTCAGATTGGCAGTGGCGGTCCCGACATCTCGCTCGAGACCGTCAACGGCAGCATCTCCATCAAGGAGAATTGA
- a CDS encoding ABC transporter permease has product MFQDLRYAFRQLAKHPGFTLIALLTLALGIGANVAIFSAINTLFLRPLSFTEPARLVRVWGAFADRGLDQANLSYPRFEYFRDQMSVFTDLSAQSFTGFTITGRGDPTQEQAARVSANFFTMLGVQPQLGRAFRPEEDKAGGANVALITDEYWQKHYNRDPGVIGGGLTLDGRAYTIIGVLPASFQFPNGGIPLWTTRPFEQEGIPYDLLQRGTGFLVVTGRVKPGTTLAQINEQLKTVSARYGQANPEKVDSNAGIFARFLQDDLVGNQRPTFFVLLAAVGVVLLIACANVANLFLVRLTARRKEIAVRTALGATRGGIVRQFLTESTLLSILAGALGCLLAVWAVGVLSRAAADLLPRAREITIDVPVLGFALALSVLTGLVMGFVPAWQASHADVNETLKDATRGNTGGRAAGRLRSALFVGEVALSLVLLVGAGLLLRSFARLQNVSPGFQTENIVTFNVQLSPGQYPDTARQTSFYQQLNERLATLPGVTAAAGINQLPVVSGGGTRSPFALEGQAIPPMNERRIAIRANSIPGYFATLGIPFKAGRDFTWRDVGNQPNVVIIGESTARRLFPNGGNPIGRRLITGIASIPREIVGVVGDVRAQDLITAPGDTLYYPTAQLGDEFLSFVVRTTRPAASMREEIKAAVHAFDPGLPVDEVRTFASLLADSISDRRLVMALVGGFALLALLLAGLGIYGVISYSVSQRTGEIGVRMALGASPALIIGLVLREGLRLTVAGLVIGLLVAFGLTRLLASQLYEVSPTDPLIYAGVSLFLAAVGFLACWIPARRATKVDPLVALRSE; this is encoded by the coding sequence ATGTTCCAGGACCTGCGTTATGCGTTCCGCCAGCTGGCCAAGCACCCGGGCTTCACGCTCATCGCGCTGCTGACCCTCGCGCTCGGCATCGGGGCCAACGTCGCCATTTTCTCGGCGATCAACACTCTGTTCCTGCGCCCGCTGTCCTTCACCGAACCGGCGCGCCTCGTTCGCGTCTGGGGCGCCTTCGCCGATCGCGGCCTCGACCAGGCGAATCTTTCCTACCCCCGCTTCGAATATTTCCGCGATCAGATGTCGGTCTTCACCGACCTCAGTGCACAGTCCTTCACCGGCTTCACCATCACCGGCCGCGGCGACCCGACCCAGGAGCAGGCGGCCCGCGTCAGCGCCAACTTCTTCACCATGCTCGGCGTGCAGCCGCAGCTGGGCCGCGCCTTCCGGCCCGAGGAGGACAAGGCCGGCGGCGCCAATGTCGCCCTCATCACGGACGAATACTGGCAGAAACACTACAACCGCGATCCGGGGGTCATCGGCGGGGGCCTCACGCTCGACGGCCGCGCCTACACGATCATCGGCGTCCTGCCGGCCTCCTTCCAGTTTCCCAACGGCGGCATTCCGCTCTGGACGACGCGCCCGTTTGAGCAGGAAGGCATTCCCTATGACCTCCTGCAGCGCGGCACGGGTTTCCTGGTCGTCACCGGCCGGGTCAAGCCCGGCACCACCCTGGCCCAGATCAACGAGCAGCTGAAAACGGTCAGCGCCCGCTACGGACAGGCGAACCCCGAGAAGGTCGACTCCAACGCCGGCATCTTCGCCCGCTTCCTCCAGGACGACCTGGTGGGCAACCAGCGGCCGACGTTCTTCGTGCTGCTCGCCGCCGTCGGCGTCGTGCTGCTGATCGCGTGCGCCAACGTCGCCAACCTCTTCCTCGTCCGCCTGACCGCGCGCCGCAAGGAGATCGCCGTGCGTACGGCCCTCGGCGCCACGCGCGGCGGCATCGTCCGGCAGTTCCTCACCGAAAGCACGTTGCTCTCCATCCTCGCCGGCGCCCTCGGCTGCCTGCTGGCCGTCTGGGCTGTCGGCGTCCTCTCCCGCGCCGCGGCCGACCTGCTGCCGCGGGCACGGGAGATCACCATCGACGTGCCCGTGCTCGGCTTCGCGCTGGCCCTTTCCGTCCTGACCGGACTCGTCATGGGCTTCGTGCCCGCGTGGCAGGCCTCGCATGCCGATGTCAACGAGACGCTCAAGGACGCCACCCGGGGCAACACCGGCGGGCGCGCCGCGGGCCGGCTGCGTTCGGCCCTGTTTGTCGGCGAGGTCGCCCTCTCCCTCGTCCTGCTCGTCGGCGCCGGCCTCCTGCTGCGCAGCTTCGCCCGGCTGCAGAACGTCTCCCCGGGGTTCCAGACGGAAAATATCGTGACCTTCAACGTTCAGCTTTCTCCGGGCCAGTATCCCGACACCGCGCGCCAGACCTCCTTCTATCAGCAATTGAACGAACGCCTCGCGACGCTCCCGGGCGTCACGGCCGCCGCAGGCATCAATCAGCTGCCGGTCGTATCCGGCGGGGGCACCCGTTCCCCGTTCGCCCTCGAGGGCCAGGCCATCCCGCCGATGAACGAACGCCGGATCGCCATCCGCGCCAATTCCATTCCGGGCTACTTCGCCACCCTCGGCATCCCGTTCAAGGCCGGCCGTGATTTCACCTGGCGCGACGTCGGGAACCAGCCGAATGTCGTGATCATCGGCGAGTCCACCGCGCGCCGGCTCTTCCCGAACGGCGGGAATCCCATCGGCCGCCGGCTTATCACGGGCATTGCCTCCATCCCGCGCGAGATCGTCGGCGTGGTCGGCGATGTCCGCGCCCAGGACCTCATCACCGCGCCAGGCGACACCCTGTATTATCCGACGGCACAATTGGGCGACGAGTTCCTCTCCTTTGTGGTCCGCACCACCCGGCCCGCCGCCAGCATGCGCGAGGAAATCAAGGCCGCGGTCCATGCGTTCGATCCGGGTCTGCCGGTCGACGAGGTGCGCACCTTCGCCAGCCTGCTCGCGGATTCCATCTCGGACCGGCGCCTGGTCATGGCCCTGGTCGGCGGGTTTGCGCTGCTCGCCCTCCTGCTCGCCGGGCTGGGCATCTACGGCGTCATCTCCTATTCCGTCAGCCAGCGCACCGGCGAGATCGGCGTGCGCATGGCGCTCGGGGCCTCGCCGGCCCTCATCATCGGACTTGTCCTGCGCGAGGGCCTGCGGCTCACCGTCGCCGGCCTCGTCATCGGCCTGCTCGTGGCCTTCGGGCTCACCCGCCTGCTCGCCTCGCAGCTTTATGAGGTCAGCCCAACCGACCCGCTGATCTATGCCGGCGTCTCCCTGTTCCTGGCCGCCGTGGGTTTCCTGGCCTGCTGGATCCCCGCCCGCCGCGCCACCAAGGTCGACCCGCTGGTGGCGCTGCGCTCCGAGTAA